In a single window of the Myxococcales bacterium genome:
- a CDS encoding sigma-70 family RNA polymerase sigma factor: MTAEAPAPSRARPGELDDVTLRRAQAGDEAGFRALVDRYQRPIWELCWRMVAPVGLGHRADDLTQDTFVRVYRALPEFDPRGPARLSTWIFTIATRVALNELRRVRPEPAGADDLAVLATGASPRLAHEHKQAGERIAHAVAALPSGARAVLLLRDVFELDYDAIASALAIDLGTVKSRLSRARAAVKAVLAAEGVTP; this comes from the coding sequence ATGACCGCCGAGGCCCCGGCCCCGAGTCGCGCCCGCCCCGGCGAGCTCGACGACGTGACCCTACGCCGCGCCCAGGCCGGCGACGAGGCCGGGTTCCGGGCGCTGGTCGATCGCTACCAGCGGCCGATCTGGGAGCTGTGCTGGCGGATGGTCGCGCCGGTCGGGCTCGGCCACCGCGCCGACGACCTGACCCAGGACACCTTCGTGCGGGTGTACCGGGCCCTGCCCGAGTTCGATCCCCGCGGCCCGGCCCGCCTGTCGACGTGGATCTTCACGATCGCCACGCGGGTCGCGCTCAACGAGCTGCGCCGCGTCCGGCCCGAGCCCGCCGGGGCTGACGACCTCGCGGTCCTCGCGACCGGCGCGTCGCCGCGGCTGGCCCACGAGCACAAGCAGGCCGGCGAGCGCATCGCCCACGCGGTCGCCGCGCTGCCCAGCGGCGCCCGGGCCGTGCTGCTGCTGCGCGACGTGTTCGAGCTCGACTACGACGCGATCGCCAGCGCGCTCGCGATCGATCTCGGCACCGTCAAGTCGCGGCTGTCGCGGGCCCGCGCCGCGGTCAAGGCCGTGCTCGCCGCCGAGGGAGTGACGCCATGA
- a CDS encoding 3'(2'),5'-bisphosphate nucleotidase CysQ — MIAPSYAREIEVASQLAREAGALAVAIRDRGPAALGVEHKAGDEPVTVADRAASDLIVAGLRAAFPDDCVVSEESADDLARLTAPRVWYVDPIDGTKDFIRGSDGFAVMIGLCLAARPVIGVVFQPTSARLFAASPERGAWMELPDGAVHALAVSTIDEVGAIRLVASKSHRSEVIDEVKSALGIANELNIGSVGLKLALIALGERDLYVNPFPKCKAWDTCAPEAILVAAGGVLTDTAGDPVRYDQLDLSRPHGLVASNGHVHAASLARLARLFPRT, encoded by the coding sequence ATGATCGCCCCTTCCTACGCCCGCGAGATCGAGGTCGCCAGCCAGCTCGCCCGCGAGGCCGGCGCGCTGGCGGTCGCGATCCGCGATCGCGGCCCGGCCGCGCTCGGGGTCGAGCACAAGGCCGGCGACGAGCCGGTGACCGTGGCCGATCGCGCGGCGTCCGACCTGATCGTCGCCGGGCTGCGGGCCGCGTTCCCCGACGACTGCGTCGTCAGCGAGGAGTCGGCCGACGATCTCGCGCGCCTGACCGCGCCGCGGGTCTGGTACGTCGATCCGATCGACGGCACCAAGGACTTCATCCGCGGCAGCGATGGCTTCGCGGTGATGATCGGCCTGTGCCTCGCCGCCCGGCCGGTGATCGGCGTCGTGTTCCAGCCGACCAGCGCGCGGCTGTTCGCGGCCAGCCCCGAGCGCGGCGCGTGGATGGAGCTGCCCGACGGCGCGGTCCACGCGCTGGCGGTGTCGACGATCGACGAGGTCGGCGCGATCCGCCTGGTCGCGTCGAAGTCCCACCGCAGCGAGGTGATCGACGAGGTCAAGAGCGCGCTCGGGATCGCCAACGAGCTCAACATCGGCTCGGTCGGCCTCAAGCTCGCGCTGATCGCGCTGGGCGAGCGCGACCTGTACGTGAACCCGTTCCCCAAGTGCAAGGCGTGGGACACCTGCGCGCCCGAGGCAATCCTGGTGGCGGCCGGCGGCGTGCTCACCGACACCGCCGGCGATCCGGTCCGCTACGATCAGCTCGATCTGTCGCGCCCGCACGGCCTGGTGGCCTCCAACGGCCACGTCCACGCCGCGTCGCTGGCGCGCCTGGCCCGGCTGTTCCCGCGGACATAG
- a CDS encoding 3-keto-5-aminohexanoate cleavage protein produces MSSSADKVILSCALTGAVTTKKHCPAIPYTPVEIAEEARRAYEAGATIVHIHARTDAGAPTWAPDTFAAIMAETKARCPVLINWSTGGAGPMTERVAHLAQRPQVAALNMGSMNYAKWSEAKREFAFKFVFANPFEDIIAFARTMKEHGVKPEMECFDTGHAYSHTVLASLGLIERPYHFSFIMGVLGGIPASARHLAFQAQNIPADARWKVISISREQWPMAMAALSLGGDLRVGLEDNFYLPDGTMASSNGDLVGAAAELVKLSGRSVASLEDTKALLWPDGGMNA; encoded by the coding sequence ATGAGCTCCTCCGCTGACAAGGTGATCCTGTCGTGCGCGCTGACCGGCGCGGTCACGACCAAGAAGCACTGCCCGGCCATCCCGTACACGCCGGTCGAGATCGCCGAGGAGGCCCGCCGCGCGTACGAGGCCGGCGCGACGATCGTCCACATCCACGCCCGCACCGACGCCGGCGCGCCGACGTGGGCGCCCGACACGTTCGCGGCGATCATGGCCGAGACCAAGGCCCGGTGCCCGGTGCTGATCAACTGGTCGACCGGCGGCGCCGGGCCGATGACCGAGCGGGTCGCGCACCTCGCGCAGCGCCCCCAGGTCGCGGCGCTCAACATGGGCTCGATGAACTACGCCAAGTGGAGCGAGGCCAAGCGCGAGTTCGCGTTCAAGTTCGTGTTCGCCAACCCGTTCGAGGACATCATCGCGTTCGCGCGCACGATGAAGGAGCACGGGGTCAAGCCCGAGATGGAGTGCTTCGACACCGGCCACGCCTACTCGCACACGGTGCTGGCGAGCCTCGGGCTGATCGAGCGCCCGTACCACTTCTCGTTCATCATGGGCGTGCTCGGCGGCATCCCGGCCAGCGCCCGCCACCTGGCGTTCCAGGCCCAGAACATCCCGGCCGACGCCCGCTGGAAGGTCATCAGCATCAGCCGCGAGCAGTGGCCGATGGCGATGGCGGCGCTGTCGCTGGGCGGCGACCTCCGGGTCGGCCTCGAGGACAACTTCTATCTACCCGACGGCACGATGGCCTCGTCCAACGGCGACCTGGTCGGCGCCGCGGCCGAGCTGGTCAAGCTCTCGGGCCGGTCGGTGGCCTCGCTCGAGGACACCAAGGCGCTCTTGTGGCCCGACGGCGGCATGAACGCGTGA